Proteins from a single region of Festucalex cinctus isolate MCC-2025b chromosome 19, RoL_Fcin_1.0, whole genome shotgun sequence:
- the LOC144007518 gene encoding uncharacterized protein LOC144007518 isoform X2: protein MAQNDLKDPTPPPGTLSPGQLQSHFKMEPKTLGAIQLVIAVLILCLSMSVLRVHEIHFTADMALFLVVVIQVILSGSVLIHSARRPTLFWVKCALVLHLISAAFATAALGLMSKHLPYRQDSYHCEHCRQLEYHAVMLIDGILATLVIFLVLELLICVTAMLFGLTVLAARRTQAPSERPRYPQTRPPPSPAVQAVQAVRATPPAAAEPAASQVAVVVTEPDSDLMEDIATPPTEPQVEPI from the exons ATGGCCCAGAACGACCTGAAAGACCCGACACCCCCGCCGGGGACGCTGAGCCCGGGCCAGCTGCAGTCCCATTTCAAGATGGAGCCAAAGACTTTGGGG GCCATCCAGCTGGTCATCGCGGTGTTGATCCTGTGCCTGAGCATGTCCGTGCTACGGGTGCACGAGATCCACTTCACGGCCGACATGGCGCTCTTCCTTGTCGTGGTCATTCAG GTCATCCTGTCGGGGTCCGTGTTGATCCACAGTGCAAGGAGGCCCACTCTGTTTTGG GTAAAATGCGCCCTAGTTCTTCATCTGATAAGTGCGGCGTTCGCCACCGCCGCCCTGGGGCTGATGTCCAAGCACCTCCCGTACAGGCAGGACTCGTACCACTGTGAACACTGTCGCCAACTGGAGTACCACGCCGTG ATGCTGATCGACGGCATCCTGGCAACGCTGGTGATCTTCCTGGTGCTGGAGCTGCTCATCTGCGTCACCGCCATGCTCTTCGGCCTCACCGTGCTCGCCGCGCGCAGGACGCAG gcTCCAAGTGAGCGACCTCGCTACCCACAGACCCGCCCGCCGCCGTCTCCGGCTGTTCAGGCTGTTCAGGCTGTCCGGGCGACTCCCCCGGCTGCGGCCGAGCCTGCCGCGTCCCAG GTGGCCGTGGTGGTGACGGAACCCGACTCTGATCTGATGGAAGACATCGCCACCCCGCCCACCGAACCTCAAGTGGAGCCCATTTAA
- the LOC144007955 gene encoding uncharacterized protein LOC144007955 isoform X3, which yields MVVMTAGEKRSQAEPADEGAGVEGKVLLPGVDLQGFNSLNGVSCCSEHCITPHCVECSPLSICCILEGDWSLHLGFLGQVDFGGFFLPGPLGCLRLQKEPESVASNHSSVALEWDGREAQRSTR from the exons ATGGTTGTCATGACGGCTGGTGAGAAACGAAGTCAG GCGGAGCCAGCGGACGAAG GAGCAGGCGTGGAGGGAAAAGTGCTTCTCCCAGGAGTCGACCTGCAGGGCTTCAACTCGTTGAATGGAGTCTCATGTTGTAGTGAACATTGTATAACACCACATTGTGTTGAATGTTCCCCACTCAGCATCTGTTGCATCCTGGAAGGGGATTGGTCCCTCCATCTCGGCTTTCTTGGCCAAGTGGACTTTGGAGGGTTTTTCTTGCCCGGACCGCTTGGGTGCTTGAG GCTGCAGAAGGAGCCGGAATCCGTCGCGTCCAACCACAGCAGT GTGGCGTTGGAGTGGGACGGGAGAGAGGCACAAAGATCCACCAGATGA
- the LOC144007518 gene encoding uncharacterized protein LOC144007518 isoform X1: protein MAQNDLKDPTPPPGTLSPGQLQSHFKMEPKTLGAIQLVIAVLILCLSMSVLRVHEIHFTADMALFLVVVIQVILSGSVLIHSARRPTLFWVKCALVLHLISAAFATAALGLMSKHLPYRQDSYHCEHCRQLEYHAVLHCFRKCTELIEQKCKMLIDGILATLVIFLVLELLICVTAMLFGLTVLAARRTQAPSERPRYPQTRPPPSPAVQAVQAVRATPPAAAEPAASQVAVVVTEPDSDLMEDIATPPTEPQVEPI from the exons ATGGCCCAGAACGACCTGAAAGACCCGACACCCCCGCCGGGGACGCTGAGCCCGGGCCAGCTGCAGTCCCATTTCAAGATGGAGCCAAAGACTTTGGGG GCCATCCAGCTGGTCATCGCGGTGTTGATCCTGTGCCTGAGCATGTCCGTGCTACGGGTGCACGAGATCCACTTCACGGCCGACATGGCGCTCTTCCTTGTCGTGGTCATTCAG GTCATCCTGTCGGGGTCCGTGTTGATCCACAGTGCAAGGAGGCCCACTCTGTTTTGG GTAAAATGCGCCCTAGTTCTTCATCTGATAAGTGCGGCGTTCGCCACCGCCGCCCTGGGGCTGATGTCCAAGCACCTCCCGTACAGGCAGGACTCGTACCACTGTGAACACTGTCGCCAACTGGAGTACCACGCCGTG CTACATTGTTTCAGGAAATGCACCGAGCTGATCGAGCAAAAGTGCAAA ATGCTGATCGACGGCATCCTGGCAACGCTGGTGATCTTCCTGGTGCTGGAGCTGCTCATCTGCGTCACCGCCATGCTCTTCGGCCTCACCGTGCTCGCCGCGCGCAGGACGCAG gcTCCAAGTGAGCGACCTCGCTACCCACAGACCCGCCCGCCGCCGTCTCCGGCTGTTCAGGCTGTTCAGGCTGTCCGGGCGACTCCCCCGGCTGCGGCCGAGCCTGCCGCGTCCCAG GTGGCCGTGGTGGTGACGGAACCCGACTCTGATCTGATGGAAGACATCGCCACCCCGCCCACCGAACCTCAAGTGGAGCCCATTTAA
- the LOC144007955 gene encoding uncharacterized protein LOC144007955 isoform X1, with protein MVVMTAGEKRSQAEPADEGAGVEGKVLLPGVDLQGFNSLNGVSCCSEHCITPHCVECSPLSICCILEGDWSLHLGFLGQVDFGGFFLPGPLGCLRLQKEPESVASNHSSGVGVGRERGTKIHQMRVIKPTDTEMKNAALWFLFLSLQCEEATWDGRRQVEPEQVQHQMHQ; from the exons ATGGTTGTCATGACGGCTGGTGAGAAACGAAGTCAG GCGGAGCCAGCGGACGAAG GAGCAGGCGTGGAGGGAAAAGTGCTTCTCCCAGGAGTCGACCTGCAGGGCTTCAACTCGTTGAATGGAGTCTCATGTTGTAGTGAACATTGTATAACACCACATTGTGTTGAATGTTCCCCACTCAGCATCTGTTGCATCCTGGAAGGGGATTGGTCCCTCCATCTCGGCTTTCTTGGCCAAGTGGACTTTGGAGGGTTTTTCTTGCCCGGACCGCTTGGGTGCTTGAG GCTGCAGAAGGAGCCGGAATCCGTCGCGTCCAACCACAGCA GTGGCGTTGGAGTGGGACGGGAGAGAGGCACAAAGATCCACCAGATGAGGGTGATAAAACCGACAGACACcgaaatgaaaaatgcagcactctggtttttgtttttgtcattgcagTGTGAAGAAGCCACCTGGGATGGGAGACGCCAAGTAGAGCCAGAGCAAGTTCAACACCAAATGCACCAATGA
- the LOC144007955 gene encoding uncharacterized protein LOC144007955 isoform X2, producing MVVMTAGEKRSQAEPADEGAGVEGKVLLPGVDLQGFNSLNGVSCCSEHCITPHCVECSPLSICCILEGDWSLHLGFLGQVDFGGFFLPGPLGCLRLQKEPESVASNHSSGVGVGRERGTKIHQMRCEEATWDGRRQVEPEQVQHQMHQ from the exons ATGGTTGTCATGACGGCTGGTGAGAAACGAAGTCAG GCGGAGCCAGCGGACGAAG GAGCAGGCGTGGAGGGAAAAGTGCTTCTCCCAGGAGTCGACCTGCAGGGCTTCAACTCGTTGAATGGAGTCTCATGTTGTAGTGAACATTGTATAACACCACATTGTGTTGAATGTTCCCCACTCAGCATCTGTTGCATCCTGGAAGGGGATTGGTCCCTCCATCTCGGCTTTCTTGGCCAAGTGGACTTTGGAGGGTTTTTCTTGCCCGGACCGCTTGGGTGCTTGAG GCTGCAGAAGGAGCCGGAATCCGTCGCGTCCAACCACAGCA GTGGCGTTGGAGTGGGACGGGAGAGAGGCACAAAGATCCACCAGATGAGG TGTGAAGAAGCCACCTGGGATGGGAGACGCCAAGTAGAGCCAGAGCAAGTTCAACACCAAATGCACCAATGA